One Ensifer adhaerens genomic region harbors:
- a CDS encoding DUF2092 domain-containing protein: protein MLLTIALLAAAPSFAQTMQDPPRQYSREAMEQALQTREQYDVHGLRFAISNATLRPGAEGLLDDIATALKNFPEWGLRIVGHTDSSGNEETNLRLSTERAEVIKAALVERGIDAARLTAGGVGQARPIASNETANGRALNRRVELVRITDSAEAKKLLKAMTDYLASQNALSFAYDSNFQVVTNSDQKLGLASSGTVTLSRPDKVHTTRSGGFVDSEALFDGKTLTLLGKNLNKYTQVEIPGTVDHLIDELKDKYDLPLPAADLLLTGAYDALMEGVYDSKDLGSGVINGTECDSLAFRKDDVDFQIWIAHGAQPYPCRLVITSGQVKGGPEYSVQIRDWKSGDAVAPGDFGFKNATNAEKIDVNDLKHSLGELPENFMVGDKK, encoded by the coding sequence ATGCTCCTGACGATTGCCCTTTTGGCGGCCGCCCCCAGCTTCGCTCAGACCATGCAGGATCCACCCAGGCAATACAGCAGAGAAGCGATGGAACAGGCGCTGCAGACAAGAGAACAGTACGATGTTCACGGTTTGCGCTTCGCCATATCGAATGCGACACTGCGACCTGGAGCGGAAGGGCTTCTTGATGACATCGCGACGGCGCTCAAGAACTTCCCGGAGTGGGGCTTGCGAATTGTCGGCCATACCGATTCCAGCGGGAATGAGGAGACCAACCTGCGCCTGTCCACCGAGCGTGCAGAGGTCATCAAGGCGGCTCTCGTCGAACGCGGCATCGATGCCGCCAGGCTGACGGCGGGAGGCGTTGGGCAGGCCCGGCCGATCGCCAGCAATGAAACCGCCAACGGCCGGGCTCTCAACCGTCGCGTCGAGCTCGTCCGGATCACCGACTCGGCCGAAGCCAAGAAACTGCTCAAGGCCATGACCGACTACCTAGCGTCTCAGAATGCCCTGTCGTTCGCCTATGATTCCAATTTCCAGGTCGTTACCAACAGCGATCAGAAACTCGGACTGGCAAGCTCGGGGACGGTGACCCTCAGTCGGCCCGACAAGGTGCACACGACCCGTTCGGGCGGTTTTGTCGATAGCGAGGCGCTCTTCGATGGAAAGACGCTGACCCTCTTGGGCAAGAACCTCAACAAGTACACGCAGGTCGAAATTCCAGGCACGGTCGATCATCTGATCGACGAGCTGAAGGACAAGTATGATTTGCCCTTGCCGGCCGCCGACCTGTTGTTGACCGGCGCATATGACGCGTTGATGGAAGGGGTGTATGATTCCAAGGACCTGGGAAGCGGTGTCATCAATGGCACGGAGTGCGATTCTCTCGCCTTCCGCAAGGACGATGTCGATTTCCAGATCTGGATCGCTCACGGTGCACAGCCCTATCCCTGCCGGCTGGTCATAACCTCCGGGCAGGTGAAGGGCGGGCCTGAGTACAGCGTCCAGATCAGGGATTGGAAATCCGGGGATGCCGTTGCGCCCGGTGATTTCGGCTTCAAGAATGCGACGAATGCCGAAAAGATCGATGTGAACGACCTCAAACACAGCCTGGGTGAATTGCCAGAGAACTTCATGGTAGGAGACAAGAAATGA